From one Triticum aestivum cultivar Chinese Spring chromosome 4B, IWGSC CS RefSeq v2.1, whole genome shotgun sequence genomic stretch:
- the LOC123094817 gene encoding B3 domain-containing protein Os03g0212300-like isoform X1, whose translation MATTSLATHYSIDGDGDGLLRYESANSFLFLFLLIRLGFHGTCCLGFDCSRSRSTGSRGGLHPLRPRHPLQSPPHPQRSEMAGMEGFEFFEIVMEKSCSRQRLPHKFVKMLAGREPHKVKLREAGSRRRRLWDVVVVFDGEGHMYLGIGWEHFTHAHELHLGHLLVFRYDGDAMFTVKMFDNTMCCMYYQHDDDASNGSSSGDDEEQSGKEEEQSRDDEEQSGDDEE comes from the exons ATGGCGACGACCTCCCTGGCGACCCACTACTCCATCGACGGAGATGGCGATGGCCTCCTAAGGTATGAATCTGCCAACTCCTTCCTGTTCCTCTTCCTATTGATTAGATTAGGGTTCCATGGCACATGCTGTTTAGGGTTCGATTGTAGCCGAAGTAGATCCACGGGATCAAGAGGAGGCCTCCACCCTCTGCGTCCACGACACCCTCTGCAGTCGCCGCCCCACCCCCAG AGAAGTGAGATGGCTGGCATGGAAGGTTTTGAGTTCTTCGAGATCGTAATGGAGAAATCTTGCAGTAGGCAG AGGCTGCCTCACAAGTTTGTGAAGATGCTCGCCGGTCGTGAGCCCCACAAAGTGAAGCTGCGGGAGGCCGGTAGCAGGCGTCGCAGGCTATGGGACGTGGTGGTGGTGTTCGACGGCGAAGGCCACATGTACTTAGGGATCGGCTGGGAGCATTTCACCCACGCCCATGAGCTGCATCTTGGGCACCTCCTTGTCTTCCGCTACGATGGCGACGCCATGTtcaccgtgaagatgttcgacaacaccatgtgttgcatgtactaccagcacgatgacgatgcca gcaatgggagcagcagcggggATGATGAGGAGCAGAGTGGGAAAGAAGAGGAGCAGAGcagggatgacgaggagcagagcggggatgacgaggagtaG
- the LOC123094817 gene encoding B3 domain-containing protein Os03g0212300-like isoform X2, which translates to MATTSLATHYSIDGDGDGLLSRSRSTGSRGGLHPLRPRHPLQSPPHPQRSEMAGMEGFEFFEIVMEKSCSRQRLPHKFVKMLAGREPHKVKLREAGSRRRRLWDVVVVFDGEGHMYLGIGWEHFTHAHELHLGHLLVFRYDGDAMFTVKMFDNTMCCMYYQHDDDASNGSSSGDDEEQSGKEEEQSRDDEEQSGDDEE; encoded by the exons ATGGCGACGACCTCCCTGGCGACCCACTACTCCATCGACGGAGATGGCGATGGCCTCCTAAG CCGAAGTAGATCCACGGGATCAAGAGGAGGCCTCCACCCTCTGCGTCCACGACACCCTCTGCAGTCGCCGCCCCACCCCCAG AGAAGTGAGATGGCTGGCATGGAAGGTTTTGAGTTCTTCGAGATCGTAATGGAGAAATCTTGCAGTAGGCAG AGGCTGCCTCACAAGTTTGTGAAGATGCTCGCCGGTCGTGAGCCCCACAAAGTGAAGCTGCGGGAGGCCGGTAGCAGGCGTCGCAGGCTATGGGACGTGGTGGTGGTGTTCGACGGCGAAGGCCACATGTACTTAGGGATCGGCTGGGAGCATTTCACCCACGCCCATGAGCTGCATCTTGGGCACCTCCTTGTCTTCCGCTACGATGGCGACGCCATGTtcaccgtgaagatgttcgacaacaccatgtgttgcatgtactaccagcacgatgacgatgcca gcaatgggagcagcagcggggATGATGAGGAGCAGAGTGGGAAAGAAGAGGAGCAGAGcagggatgacgaggagcagagcggggatgacgaggagtaG